The proteins below are encoded in one region of Pseudomonas putida S13.1.2:
- a CDS encoding MFS transporter produces MTSVPSSIEQPPRPLTRSDYKTLSLSALGGALEFYDFIIFVFFATVVGKLFFPADMPEWLRLMQTFGIFAAGYLARPLGGIIMAHFGDLLGRKKMFTLSIFMMALPTLIMGLLPTYAQIGMWAPILLLLMRVIQGAAIGGEVPGAWVFVSEHVPARNTGYACGTLTAGLTAGILLGSLVATLINSVYSAEEVADYAWRIPFLLGGVFGLFSVYLRRWLHETPVFAEMQQRKALAEELPLRAVLRDHRGPIILSMLLTWLLSAGIVVVILMTPALLQSFYHISPIDSLKANSMAIVLLSFGCIGAGSLADRFGAGRVFVIGSLLLLASSWTFYHSLPTRPELLFPLYALTGLCVGVIGAVPYVMVKAFPAAVRFSGLSFSYNVAYAIFGGLTPMVVTALLKVSPMAPAYYVAGLCAVGLAVGLYLLANKR; encoded by the coding sequence ATGACTTCCGTGCCGAGCAGTATCGAGCAGCCCCCGCGGCCGCTGACCCGCAGTGATTACAAGACACTCTCACTGTCCGCCCTGGGTGGCGCACTGGAGTTCTACGACTTCATCATCTTCGTGTTCTTCGCCACGGTGGTTGGCAAGCTATTCTTTCCGGCCGACATGCCCGAGTGGTTGCGCCTGATGCAAACGTTCGGCATTTTCGCCGCCGGCTACCTGGCGCGGCCGCTGGGCGGCATCATCATGGCTCACTTTGGTGACCTGCTCGGGCGCAAGAAGATGTTCACCCTGAGCATTTTCATGATGGCCCTGCCGACCCTGATCATGGGCCTGCTGCCAACCTATGCCCAAATCGGCATGTGGGCGCCGATCCTGCTGCTGCTGATGCGGGTGATCCAGGGCGCGGCGATTGGGGGCGAGGTGCCGGGCGCCTGGGTATTCGTCTCCGAGCACGTACCGGCGCGCAACACCGGCTATGCCTGCGGCACCCTCACCGCAGGCCTGACGGCGGGCATTCTGCTGGGCTCGCTGGTGGCAACCCTGATCAACAGCGTGTACAGCGCTGAAGAAGTGGCCGATTACGCCTGGCGTATTCCGTTCCTGCTCGGCGGTGTGTTCGGCCTGTTCTCGGTGTACCTGCGCCGCTGGCTGCATGAAACCCCGGTGTTCGCCGAGATGCAGCAACGCAAGGCGCTGGCCGAGGAGCTGCCGCTGCGCGCCGTGCTGCGCGACCACCGTGGCCCGATCATCCTGTCGATGCTGCTGACCTGGTTGCTGTCGGCCGGCATCGTGGTGGTCATCCTGATGACTCCGGCGCTGCTGCAAAGCTTCTACCACATCAGCCCGATCGACTCGCTCAAGGCCAACAGCATGGCCATCGTGCTGCTGAGTTTCGGCTGCATCGGCGCCGGCAGCCTGGCCGACCGCTTTGGTGCGGGCCGGGTGTTCGTGATCGGCAGCCTGTTGTTGCTGGCCAGCTCCTGGACCTTCTACCACAGCCTGCCGACCCGGCCCGAGCTGCTGTTCCCGCTGTATGCGCTGACCGGCCTGTGCGTGGGCGTGATCGGCGCGGTGCCTTATGTAATGGTCAAGGCATTCCCGGCCGCGGTGCGCTTCAGCGGGCTGTCGTTCTCGTACAACGTGGCCTACGCGATCTTCGGTGGTTTGACGCCGATGGTGGTGACCGCGCTGCTGAAAGTAAGCCCGATGGCGCCTGCCTACTATGTGGCAGGGCTGTGCGCCGTTGGCCTGGCCGTGGGCCTCTACCTGCTCGCCAACAAGCGCTGA
- the pstB gene encoding phosphate ABC transporter ATP-binding protein PstB, translating into MQQDSHTHGIDMSALGRNKQGLQLADETVAIEVPGLSLFYGDKQALFDVSMNIPKQRVTAFIGPSGCGKSTLLRTFNRMNDLVDGCRVEGAINLYGNNIYRKGEDVAELRRRVGMVFQKPNPFPKTIYENVVYGLRIQGINKKRVLDEAVEWALKGAALWDEVKDRLHESALGLSGGQQQRLVIARTIAVEPEVLLLDEPCSALDPISTLKVEELIYELKSKYTIVIVTHNMQQAARVSDYTAFMYMGKLVEFGDTDTLFTNPAKKQTEDYITGRYG; encoded by the coding sequence ATGCAGCAAGATTCTCATACCCACGGCATCGACATGTCTGCCCTGGGCCGCAACAAGCAGGGCCTGCAACTGGCCGACGAAACCGTGGCCATCGAAGTGCCGGGCCTGAGCCTGTTCTACGGCGACAAGCAGGCGCTGTTCGACGTCAGCATGAACATTCCCAAGCAGCGCGTGACTGCCTTCATCGGCCCGTCCGGCTGCGGCAAGTCGACCCTGCTGCGCACCTTCAACCGCATGAACGACCTGGTTGACGGCTGCCGCGTGGAAGGCGCCATCAACCTGTACGGCAACAACATCTACCGCAAGGGCGAAGACGTGGCCGAGCTGCGCCGCCGGGTGGGCATGGTGTTCCAGAAGCCCAACCCGTTCCCCAAGACCATCTACGAGAACGTGGTCTACGGCCTGCGTATCCAGGGCATCAACAAGAAGCGTGTGCTGGACGAAGCCGTCGAGTGGGCGCTGAAGGGCGCAGCCCTGTGGGACGAGGTCAAGGACCGCCTGCACGAGTCGGCGCTGGGCCTGTCCGGTGGCCAGCAGCAGCGTCTGGTCATCGCCCGCACCATTGCCGTGGAGCCCGAAGTGCTGTTGCTCGACGAACCGTGCTCGGCACTGGACCCGATCTCGACCCTGAAGGTCGAAGAGCTGATCTACGAATTGAAATCCAAGTACACCATCGTCATCGTGACCCACAACATGCAGCAGGCGGCCCGGGTTTCGGACTACACCGCGTTCATGTACATGGGCAAACTGGTCGAATTCGGGGACACCGACACCCTGTTCACCAACCCGGCGAAGAAACAGACCGAAGACTACATCACCGGTCGCTACGGCTAG
- a CDS encoding ABC transporter permease subunit codes for MNDLANSNMTQNSQPVRIDFNTPELQRKRRMRALKDRLTRWYVLVGGLAVLAAITLIFFYLAYVVLPLFQGAELTSKKALEPAWLQQDAGKPLLIALEEQNLVGMRVSDKGQALFFDTKTGNELKRVDLPVPADTQVTSISTDQPGSPLVVLGLSNGQALVFHHTYKITYPDNKKTITPGIDYPYGEQPFVLDEQGRALEHVNVNVNGDTLVLAGSTGAHLQVLQLTRSENMMTEEVTTEQHRIVLPQMTEAVKNIFIDPRQQWLYVINGRATADVFSLRDKSLNGRYKLAESADTEITASAQLVGGISLIIGDSKGGLAQWFMARDPDGESRFKQIRTFQMGKAPVVQIDAEERRKGFIALDADGKLGVFHSTAHRTLLVEPAAEGPGILALSPRANRIIIEEGGKLLPLSLRNPHPEVSFSALWGKVWYENYDEPKYVWQSTASNTDFEPKLSLSPLTFGTLKAAFYAMILAAPLAIAAAIYTAYFMAPGMRRKVKPVIELMEAMPTVILGFFAGLFLAPYLEGHLPGVFSLFLLMPLGILLAGFTWSRLPESIRLRVPDGWEAAILIPVILFTGWFALTMSPHLENWFFGGDMRLWITNDLGITYDQRNALVVGIAMGFAVIPNIYSIAEDAVFSVPRSLTLGSLALGATPWQTLTRVVILTASPGIFSALMIGMGRAVGETMIVLMATGNTPVMEMNLFEGMRTLAANVAVEMPESEVGGSHYRVLFLAALVLLMFTFVMNTLAELIRQRLRKKYSSL; via the coding sequence ATGAATGATCTGGCCAATTCCAACATGACCCAAAACTCCCAGCCCGTGCGCATTGATTTCAATACGCCCGAGTTGCAACGCAAGCGCCGCATGCGCGCGCTGAAGGACCGCCTGACCCGCTGGTACGTGCTGGTGGGCGGGCTTGCCGTATTGGCGGCAATCACCCTGATCTTCTTCTACCTGGCCTATGTGGTGTTGCCACTGTTCCAGGGCGCCGAGCTGACCAGCAAGAAAGCCCTGGAGCCGGCCTGGCTGCAGCAGGATGCCGGCAAGCCGCTGCTGATCGCGCTTGAAGAGCAGAACCTGGTGGGGATGCGAGTTTCGGACAAGGGCCAGGCGTTGTTCTTCGATACCAAAACGGGTAACGAGCTCAAGCGGGTCGACCTGCCAGTGCCGGCAGACACCCAGGTCACCTCGATCAGTACCGACCAGCCGGGCAGCCCGCTGGTGGTACTGGGTTTGTCCAATGGTCAGGCGCTGGTGTTCCACCACACCTACAAGATCACCTACCCGGACAACAAGAAAACCATCACCCCCGGCATCGACTACCCGTACGGCGAGCAGCCGTTCGTGCTCGACGAACAGGGCCGTGCGCTGGAGCACGTCAACGTCAACGTCAATGGCGACACCTTGGTACTGGCCGGGTCCACCGGCGCGCACCTGCAGGTGTTGCAGCTGACCCGCAGCGAAAACATGATGACCGAAGAGGTCACCACCGAGCAGCACCGTATCGTGCTGCCGCAGATGACCGAAGCGGTGAAGAACATCTTCATCGACCCGCGTCAGCAGTGGCTCTACGTGATCAACGGCCGCGCCACCGCCGACGTGTTCAGCCTGCGTGACAAGAGCCTCAACGGCCGCTACAAGCTGGCCGAAAGCGCCGACACCGAGATCACCGCCAGCGCCCAGTTGGTCGGCGGCATATCGCTGATCATCGGTGACTCCAAAGGTGGCCTGGCCCAATGGTTCATGGCCCGTGACCCGGACGGCGAATCGCGCTTCAAGCAGATCCGTACCTTCCAGATGGGCAAGGCCCCGGTGGTGCAGATTGACGCCGAAGAGCGCCGCAAGGGCTTCATCGCCCTGGACGCCGACGGCAAGCTGGGCGTGTTCCACAGCACCGCGCACCGCACCCTGCTGGTCGAGCCGGCTGCCGAAGGCCCTGGTATTCTGGCCCTGTCGCCGCGTGCCAACCGCATCATCATTGAAGAAGGCGGCAAGCTGCTGCCGCTAAGCCTGCGCAACCCGCACCCTGAAGTGTCCTTCAGCGCGCTGTGGGGCAAGGTGTGGTACGAGAACTACGACGAACCGAAATACGTCTGGCAATCGACCGCTTCCAATACCGACTTCGAACCCAAGCTGAGCCTTTCGCCGCTGACCTTCGGTACGCTGAAAGCCGCGTTCTACGCGATGATCCTGGCCGCGCCGCTGGCGATTGCCGCCGCCATCTACACCGCCTACTTCATGGCCCCGGGCATGCGCCGCAAGGTCAAGCCGGTGATCGAGCTGATGGAAGCCATGCCGACGGTGATCCTCGGCTTCTTCGCCGGCCTGTTCCTGGCCCCGTACCTCGAAGGCCACCTGCCTGGCGTGTTCAGCCTGTTCCTGCTGATGCCGCTCGGCATCCTGCTGGCCGGCTTCACCTGGAGCCGCCTGCCCGAGTCGATCCGCCTGCGTGTGCCAGATGGTTGGGAAGCCGCGATCCTGATACCGGTCATCCTGTTCACCGGCTGGTTCGCCCTGACCATGAGCCCGCACCTGGAAAACTGGTTCTTCGGCGGTGACATGCGCCTGTGGATCACCAACGACCTGGGCATCACCTACGACCAGCGCAACGCCCTGGTCGTGGGTATCGCCATGGGCTTTGCGGTCATCCCCAACATCTATTCCATTGCCGAAGACGCTGTGTTCAGCGTGCCGCGCAGCCTGACCCTGGGCTCGCTGGCGCTGGGCGCCACGCCCTGGCAGACCCTGACCCGCGTGGTCATCCTCACCGCCAGCCCGGGTATCTTCTCGGCGCTGATGATCGGGATGGGCCGCGCGGTGGGCGAGACCATGATCGTGCTGATGGCCACCGGCAACACCCCGGTGATGGAGATGAACCTGTTCGAGGGCATGCGCACCCTGGCCGCCAACGTGGCTGTGGAAATGCCGGAATCGGAAGTCGGTGGCAGCCACTACCGCGTGCTGTTCCTGGCCGCGCTGGTGCTGCTGATGTTCACGTTCGTCATGAACACCTTGGCCGAGCTGATTCGCCAGCGTCTGCGCAAGAAATACTCGTCGCTTTGA
- the phoU gene encoding phosphate signaling complex protein PhoU gives MINKESLTHHISQQFNAELEEVRSHLLAMGGLVEKQVNDAVTALIEADSGLAQQVREVDEQINQMERNIDEECVRILARRQPAASDLRLIISISKSVIDLERIGDEATKIARRAIQLCEEGESPRGYVEVRHIGDQVRNMVRDALDAFARFDADLALSVAQYDKTIDREYKTALRELVTYMMEDPRSISRVLSVIWALRSLERIGDHARNISELVIYLVRGTDVRHMGLKRMTAEVQGTAVADAEKANVPGESDDK, from the coding sequence ATGATCAACAAAGAAAGCCTTACACACCATATTTCCCAGCAGTTCAACGCCGAGCTCGAAGAGGTGCGCAGCCACCTGCTGGCCATGGGTGGCCTGGTGGAAAAACAAGTCAATGACGCCGTTACTGCGCTGATCGAGGCCGACTCGGGCCTGGCCCAGCAAGTGCGCGAAGTCGACGAGCAGATCAACCAGATGGAGCGCAACATCGACGAGGAATGCGTGCGCATCCTCGCCCGTCGCCAGCCGGCGGCCTCTGACCTGCGCCTGATCATCAGCATTTCAAAGTCGGTGATCGACCTTGAGCGCATCGGCGACGAGGCGACCAAGATCGCCCGCCGCGCCATCCAGCTGTGCGAAGAGGGCGAGTCGCCGCGCGGCTACGTCGAGGTGCGCCACATTGGCGACCAGGTGCGCAACATGGTCCGCGATGCGCTGGACGCCTTTGCCCGCTTCGATGCCGACCTGGCGTTGTCGGTGGCCCAGTACGACAAGACCATCGACCGCGAGTACAAGACCGCCCTGCGCGAGCTGGTGACCTACATGATGGAAGACCCGCGCTCCATCTCGCGGGTACTGAGCGTGATCTGGGCGCTGCGTTCGCTGGAACGTATCGGTGACCACGCGCGCAACATTTCCGAGCTGGTGATCTACCTGGTGCGCGGCACCGACGTGCGCCACATGGGCCTCAAGCGCATGACCGCAGAAGTGCAGGGTACCGCTGTCGCCGACGCCGAAAAGGCTAATGTTCCGGGCGAATCTGACGATAAGTAA
- a CDS encoding acyl-CoA thioesterase: protein MIELEQEDPIPQGDLALQITALPRETNGFGDIFGGWLVAQMDLAGTAMASRVAGGRVATVAIERMAFLVPVAVGAQLSFYTQTLEIGRSSIQMMVEVWSDDPLSSEWRKVTEAAFVFVAIDGSGRTRSVPRR from the coding sequence ATGATTGAGCTCGAACAAGAAGATCCAATCCCCCAAGGCGACCTGGCCTTGCAGATCACCGCACTCCCGCGCGAAACCAACGGGTTTGGCGACATCTTCGGCGGCTGGCTGGTTGCCCAGATGGACCTGGCCGGCACCGCCATGGCCAGCCGCGTCGCCGGAGGCCGTGTGGCAACCGTGGCCATCGAACGCATGGCGTTCCTGGTACCCGTCGCGGTGGGCGCACAGCTGTCGTTCTACACCCAGACCCTGGAAATCGGCCGCAGCTCGATCCAGATGATGGTCGAAGTGTGGAGCGACGACCCGTTGTCCAGTGAATGGCGCAAGGTTACCGAAGCGGCATTCGTCTTCGTTGCCATCGACGGCAGTGGCCGCACCCGTTCCGTGCCTCGTCGCTGA
- a CDS encoding response regulator gives MSKVNVLVVDDAPFIRDLVRKCLRNAFPGMAIDDAVNGRKAMAMLDKEAFDLVLCDWEMPEMSGLELLTWCRQQPALKNLQFIMVTSRGDKENVIQAIQAGVSDFVGKPFTNEQLLTKVKKALTKIGKLDSLMAIGPARANSAFANDSLSALTGGKPQAAKVTAPAPAPGAAKPLVNAPTPSAPAPTGRGQGQLRLASGMQPCVIKALSLKEALLVVRRSEALPQVLEGAVLDLEQGENAEVARLNGYLHAVAALEPKPDSDWLQLTFKFVDQDAQKLDYLSRLIARGTAQKHFTPGA, from the coding sequence ATGAGTAAAGTGAATGTGCTGGTCGTGGATGACGCCCCGTTTATCCGTGACCTGGTCCGCAAGTGCCTGCGCAACGCCTTCCCGGGCATGGCCATCGACGACGCCGTCAATGGTCGCAAGGCCATGGCCATGCTGGACAAGGAAGCCTTCGACCTGGTCCTGTGCGACTGGGAAATGCCGGAAATGTCCGGCCTGGAATTGCTCACCTGGTGCCGTCAGCAGCCTGCGCTGAAGAACCTGCAGTTCATCATGGTGACCAGCCGTGGCGACAAGGAAAACGTCATTCAGGCGATCCAGGCGGGCGTGTCCGACTTTGTCGGCAAGCCGTTCACCAACGAGCAACTGCTGACCAAAGTGAAAAAGGCGCTGACCAAGATCGGCAAGCTCGACAGCCTGATGGCCATCGGCCCGGCGCGGGCCAACTCGGCATTCGCCAACGATTCGCTGAGTGCCCTGACAGGTGGCAAGCCACAGGCGGCCAAGGTGACGGCCCCCGCGCCAGCGCCAGGCGCTGCCAAGCCATTGGTCAATGCACCTACGCCGTCGGCCCCTGCTCCGACGGGGCGTGGCCAAGGCCAGTTGCGCCTGGCCAGCGGCATGCAACCGTGCGTGATCAAGGCGCTGAGCCTGAAAGAGGCGCTGCTGGTGGTACGCCGCAGCGAAGCGCTGCCGCAGGTGCTGGAGGGCGCCGTGCTGGACCTGGAGCAGGGCGAGAACGCTGAAGTTGCACGTTTGAACGGCTACCTGCATGCCGTCGCAGCGTTGGAGCCCAAGCCCGACAGCGACTGGCTACAGTTGACCTTCAAGTTTGTCGACCAGGACGCCCAGAAGCTCGATTACCTGTCGCGGCTGATCGCCCGCGGTACAGCGCAGAAGCACTTCACCCCCGGCGCCTGA
- the pstA gene encoding phosphate ABC transporter permease PstA produces the protein MSGGAVAMAVIMTVGLLAVIAVRGLGHFWPADLVQATYKVPGQADHIVIGEVVQKEEVPRARLKGAGLPVPEQGPEFMTRELIKVGNRDLNGSDFTWVVGDWLVDEQRPADLIALERREWGNFYGYLVSVKEEGRVVAQGPAAWNELQARLKRASQLNGELQQLEKKDIGAINHGLERLRLQARKLELDGKLDAAAQADMDADRAELNSRYKAIEDRLSGLHQAFARDSLVARDGSGREVEINLSKVVHAIQPNGMSGFTKLGTYFAKVWEFLSDDPREANTEGGIFPAIFGTVMMTLIMAVIVTPFGVLAAVYLREYARQGPVTRLIRIAVNNLAGVPAIVYGVFGLGFFVYVLGGSIDRLFFPEALPAPTLGTPGLLWASLTLALLAVPVVIVATEEGLARIPRTVREGSLALGATKAETLWKIVLPMASPAMMTGMILAVARAAGEVAPLMLVGVVKLAPSLPVDGNYPYLHLDQKIMHLGFHIYDVGFQSPNVEAARPLVYATALLLVLVIASLNLSAVWIRNHLREKYKALDS, from the coding sequence ATGAGCGGCGGCGCCGTGGCCATGGCGGTGATCATGACCGTTGGCCTGCTGGCGGTGATTGCCGTGCGCGGCCTGGGCCACTTCTGGCCGGCCGATCTTGTCCAGGCCACCTACAAGGTACCGGGCCAGGCTGACCACATCGTCATTGGCGAAGTGGTGCAAAAGGAAGAGGTACCCCGTGCCCGCCTGAAGGGGGCCGGCCTGCCGGTACCGGAGCAGGGCCCGGAGTTCATGACCCGCGAGCTGATCAAGGTGGGTAACCGCGACCTCAACGGCAGCGACTTCACCTGGGTGGTCGGCGACTGGCTGGTCGATGAACAGCGCCCGGCCGACCTGATCGCCCTGGAGCGCCGCGAGTGGGGCAACTTCTATGGCTACCTGGTCAGCGTCAAGGAAGAAGGCCGCGTGGTTGCCCAAGGCCCTGCTGCCTGGAACGAACTGCAGGCCCGCCTCAAGCGTGCCAGCCAGCTCAACGGTGAGCTGCAGCAGCTGGAGAAGAAGGACATCGGTGCCATCAACCATGGCCTTGAGCGCCTGCGTCTGCAGGCCCGCAAGCTGGAGCTGGACGGCAAGCTTGACGCCGCCGCCCAGGCCGACATGGACGCCGACCGCGCCGAGCTGAACAGCCGCTACAAGGCCATCGAAGACCGCTTGAGCGGCCTGCACCAGGCCTTCGCCCGCGACAGCCTGGTGGCCCGCGATGGCAGCGGCCGTGAAGTGGAAATCAACCTCAGCAAGGTGGTGCACGCCATCCAGCCGAACGGCATGTCCGGCTTCACCAAGCTGGGCACCTACTTTGCCAAGGTCTGGGAGTTCCTCAGCGACGACCCGCGTGAGGCCAACACCGAAGGCGGTATCTTCCCGGCCATTTTCGGTACCGTGATGATGACCCTGATCATGGCCGTGATCGTCACCCCGTTCGGCGTGCTGGCTGCCGTCTATCTACGCGAATACGCACGGCAAGGCCCGGTGACCCGCCTGATCCGTATTGCGGTGAACAACCTGGCTGGCGTGCCGGCGATCGTCTACGGCGTGTTCGGCCTGGGCTTCTTCGTCTACGTGCTGGGTGGTTCTATCGACCGCCTGTTCTTCCCCGAAGCACTGCCGGCGCCTACCCTGGGTACCCCGGGCCTGCTGTGGGCATCGCTGACCCTGGCACTGCTGGCCGTACCGGTGGTGATCGTGGCCACCGAAGAAGGCCTGGCGCGTATTCCGCGTACCGTGCGCGAGGGCTCGCTGGCCCTGGGCGCGACCAAGGCCGAGACGCTGTGGAAGATTGTCTTGCCCATGGCCAGCCCGGCCATGATGACCGGCATGATCCTCGCCGTGGCCCGCGCCGCCGGTGAAGTGGCGCCGCTGATGCTGGTGGGTGTGGTGAAGCTGGCGCCGTCGCTGCCAGTGGACGGAAACTACCCGTACCTGCACCTGGACCAGAAGATCATGCACCTGGGCTTCCACATCTACGACGTCGGCTTCCAGAGCCCGAACGTCGAGGCCGCGCGGCCGCTGGTATACGCCACGGCACTGCTGCTGGTGCTGGTGATCGCCTCCCTCAACCTGTCGGCCGTGTGGATCCGCAACCACCTGCGCGAGAAGTACAAGGCGCTCGACAGCTGA
- a CDS encoding phosphate ABC transporter substrate-binding protein PstS, with protein MKLKRLMAALTFAAAGVATANAVAAVDPAIPTYTKTTGVSGNLSSVGSDTLANLMTLWAEAYKKEYPNVNIQIQAAGSSTAPPALTEGTANLGPMSRKMKDVELQAFEQKYGYKPTAIPVAVDALAVFVHKDNPIKGLTMEQVDAVFSSTRLCGGKADVKTWGDLGVTGDLANKPVQLFGRNSVSGTYGYFKEEALCKGDFKPNVNEQPGSASVVQSISSSLNGIGYSGIGYKTASVKTVPLAKKGSTEYIEDNEENALNGKYPLSRFLYVYVNKAPNKPLAPLEAEFVKLVLSQAGQQVVVKDGYIPLPSKVVDKTLADLGLSHTGNVAKK; from the coding sequence ATGAAACTGAAGCGTTTGATGGCGGCCCTTACCTTTGCCGCCGCTGGCGTTGCAACCGCCAACGCGGTAGCCGCTGTCGATCCTGCAATCCCGACCTACACCAAAACCACCGGTGTTTCGGGCAACCTCTCCAGCGTCGGTTCCGATACCCTGGCGAACCTGATGACTCTGTGGGCCGAGGCCTACAAGAAGGAATATCCGAACGTAAACATCCAGATCCAGGCTGCCGGCTCTTCCACCGCGCCACCCGCGCTGACCGAAGGCACCGCCAACCTCGGCCCGATGAGCCGCAAGATGAAGGACGTCGAACTGCAGGCCTTCGAGCAGAAGTACGGCTACAAGCCGACCGCCATCCCGGTCGCCGTCGACGCCCTGGCCGTGTTCGTGCACAAGGACAACCCGATCAAAGGCCTGACCATGGAGCAGGTCGACGCAGTCTTCTCCTCCACCCGCCTGTGCGGTGGCAAGGCAGACGTGAAAACCTGGGGCGACCTGGGTGTGACCGGCGACCTGGCCAACAAGCCAGTGCAGCTGTTCGGCCGCAACTCGGTATCGGGCACCTACGGTTACTTCAAGGAAGAAGCCCTGTGCAAAGGCGACTTCAAGCCTAACGTGAACGAACAACCTGGCTCGGCTTCGGTCGTGCAGTCGATCAGCAGCTCGCTGAACGGCATCGGCTACTCGGGCATCGGCTACAAGACCGCCAGTGTGAAGACTGTTCCCCTGGCCAAGAAAGGCAGCACCGAGTACATCGAAGACAACGAAGAAAACGCCCTTAACGGTAAGTACCCGCTGTCGCGCTTCCTGTACGTCTACGTCAACAAGGCCCCGAACAAGCCTCTGGCCCCGCTGGAAGCCGAGTTCGTCAAGCTGGTACTGTCGCAAGCTGGCCAGCAGGTCGTGGTGAAGGATGGCTACATCCCGCTGCCGTCCAAAGTCGTCGACAAGACCTTGGCTGACCTGGGCCTGTCCCACACGGGTAACGTCGCAAAGAAGTAA
- a CDS encoding D-hexose-6-phosphate mutarotase yields MATFQVVTEQHGELNCWRISSDRAELLIAQQGAQILSYQRVGEPPLLWLSDQAIFRHGKSVRAGVPVCWPWFGNLQRNPQAVQAMYHGEQAPAHGLARSRDWQLLGIEEAGTGLRIEFQLPEAQGDLPGWPHDVELKLVIALDEALKLNLTSRNMGNTPVTISQALHSYFAVSDVRQARVEGVEGLGYIETLADWEQREQQGALGFAGETDRIYLDTPSQLSIVDPHWNRRITLTSSGSRSAVIWNPWTERARELADMADDGWQRMLCIETANVWDDLVELKPGASHSLSVVVASEAL; encoded by the coding sequence ATGGCTACCTTCCAGGTCGTAACCGAGCAACATGGCGAACTCAACTGCTGGCGTATCAGCAGCGACCGCGCCGAACTCCTGATCGCCCAGCAGGGCGCACAGATCCTCAGCTACCAGCGGGTCGGCGAGCCGCCGCTGCTGTGGCTGAGCGACCAGGCCATCTTCCGCCACGGCAAGTCGGTACGCGCCGGTGTGCCGGTGTGCTGGCCGTGGTTCGGCAACCTGCAGCGCAACCCCCAGGCCGTTCAGGCCATGTACCACGGCGAGCAGGCGCCTGCTCACGGGCTGGCGCGCTCGCGTGACTGGCAGCTGCTGGGTATCGAGGAAGCGGGCACCGGCCTGCGCATCGAATTCCAGTTGCCTGAAGCGCAGGGCGATCTACCCGGCTGGCCTCATGATGTCGAACTGAAGCTGGTGATAGCGCTGGATGAAGCGCTGAAGCTGAACCTGACCAGCCGTAACATGGGCAATACTCCCGTTACCATCAGCCAGGCACTGCACAGTTACTTCGCGGTCAGCGATGTGCGCCAGGCGCGGGTCGAAGGCGTCGAAGGCCTGGGCTATATCGAAACGCTGGCGGACTGGGAACAGCGTGAGCAGCAGGGCGCACTGGGGTTTGCCGGGGAGACGGACCGGATCTACCTCGACACCCCTTCGCAATTGAGCATTGTCGACCCGCACTGGAACCGGCGGATTACCCTGACCAGCAGTGGCTCGCGGTCGGCGGTGATCTGGAACCCATGGACCGAGCGGGCCAGGGAGCTGGCGGATATGGCTGACGACGGCTGGCAGCGGATGCTGTGCATCGAGACAGCGAATGTGTGGGATGACCTGGTGGAATTGAAGCCTGGCGCGAGTCACTCACTGAGCGTGGTAGTTGCCAGCGAAGCGCTTTGA